The Acidianus infernus genome window below encodes:
- a CDS encoding NRAMP family divalent metal transporter translates to MMADMDASSIIGAAQTGALFKYGFIWIMLLLAIPLYIVQEVSGRIGIATGKGLGEVIRENYSKKLAILMALPMALTDAVTYAIEYLGIGIGLEVIGIPLILSIPLIYVVHIVIVTKRKYIQAERFLLLISAFLIISLFATLFLRGIKPYSPFYFSPSPQFLFLMAATVGAVVMPFMLFFQASATAIKLKEIGYCKCKDTAIRHMRKETLLGAVFTEILMVVVEMAFAGINVDPSTFASPQELSSVLTPLAGSLSPVIFGFGLISSGFLALVVISLGSAWGVAEALNVKNVNIIYIAESVPAVILTLLVPSANLVCIVLDLLVFFVYALIGPIIILGIISRNKKIMGEYASRGISYFAYWISSIILIIIAIISSLSSI, encoded by the coding sequence ATGATGGCCGATATGGACGCAAGCAGCATAATAGGTGCAGCCCAGACTGGAGCGTTGTTTAAGTACGGATTTATTTGGATAATGCTACTTTTGGCGATTCCTTTATATATTGTTCAGGAAGTCTCTGGAAGAATAGGCATAGCCACGGGAAAAGGGCTTGGAGAAGTAATTAGGGAGAATTACAGTAAAAAACTTGCTATTCTCATGGCATTGCCAATGGCTTTGACTGACGCAGTAACTTATGCAATAGAATACCTTGGAATAGGTATAGGCTTAGAAGTAATCGGAATTCCCTTAATTCTTTCAATTCCCTTAATTTATGTAGTTCACATAGTGATTGTAACAAAGAGAAAATATATTCAAGCCGAAAGGTTTCTACTACTGATTTCCGCTTTTCTCATCATAAGTTTGTTCGCAACGCTCTTCCTCAGAGGTATTAAGCCTTATTCTCCTTTCTACTTCTCTCCATCACCTCAATTCCTATTCTTAATGGCAGCTACAGTAGGAGCAGTGGTTATGCCATTCATGTTGTTTTTCCAAGCATCTGCAACTGCGATAAAGTTGAAGGAAATAGGATATTGTAAATGTAAGGATACTGCAATAAGGCACATGAGAAAAGAGACTTTACTAGGTGCAGTTTTTACTGAAATATTAATGGTAGTTGTCGAGATGGCATTCGCAGGGATAAACGTGGATCCTTCTACCTTTGCTTCGCCCCAAGAACTTTCGTCAGTATTAACTCCATTAGCTGGTAGTTTGTCTCCAGTGATTTTTGGATTTGGCTTGATTTCCTCAGGGTTTTTGGCCTTAGTAGTTATTTCTCTGGGAAGTGCTTGGGGCGTTGCAGAAGCCTTGAACGTAAAGAACGTAAATATTATTTATATAGCTGAAAGCGTTCCGGCAGTTATATTAACGTTATTAGTTCCTTCAGCAAATTTAGTTTGTATTGTTTTAGATCTATTAGTATTCTTTGTTTACGCGTTAATCGGTCCAATTATTATATTAGGAATAATAAGTAGGAATAAGAAGATAATGGGCGAATATGCGTCTAGAGGTATTTCTTACTTTGCTTATTGGATTTCTTCAATAATTCTCATAATAATTGCTATAATTTCTTCTTTATCTTCGATCTGA
- the malA gene encoding alpha-glucosidase MalA: MKVVIKEGKGGIYKIIVNDPFPPVEFPFEGKESEKDLSFFSLNITESEGNIVIEKDLDIKEHVLGLGEKAYELDRRRGRFIMYNVDAGAYDKFSEPLYLNVPFIITVKHGVAKGYFINSASKVIFDIGFEDYGKIKIKIPEPSVEIYYFEGPTVEKVLEQYAELTGKPFLPPIWAFGYMISRYSYFPQDKIVKLLDELKEEGFRVSGVFLDIDYMDSFKLFTWDRNRFPDPRRFIDEVHSRGVKVITIVDHSVRVDQNYNVFISGLGKYCEMSSGELFVGKLWPGNSVYPDFFREETRDWWSGLISSWLSQGIDGIWLDMNEPTDFTKVQEILDIFKDTPIQIKDNRFYTTFPDNVVHYLRGKKVPHSQVRNAYPYYEAMATFEGFKKAGRDEIFILSRSGYAGIQKYAFVWTGDNTSSWDQLRLQLQTVLGLSISGIPYVGIDIGGFQGRLSKVENSPEILLYMFRLAMFFPFFRTHKAKDGIDVEPIYLPYYYKEKVRDVINTRYKFLPYIYCLAKEAHETGHPIIRPLFYEFPEDEDTYRIDDEYMLGKYVLYAPQLGESRVVYLPGKWFEFSTGEERGGWVKTNADLPIYIRENSVVNLDGNDLIALGNSKLKCEIEIEKKGNIITFSKPYFVNMLVTDKVEKVIINGNEVKAEDFGALSKVKINKEVRKVELVY, translated from the coding sequence ATGAAAGTTGTAATAAAAGAAGGTAAAGGAGGAATATATAAAATAATAGTTAATGACCCGTTTCCTCCAGTAGAATTTCCTTTTGAAGGAAAGGAGTCAGAAAAAGACCTTTCGTTCTTTTCATTAAATATTACAGAAAGCGAGGGCAATATAGTAATAGAGAAGGATTTAGATATTAAAGAGCACGTACTAGGTTTAGGAGAGAAAGCTTACGAGCTGGACAGGAGGAGAGGCAGGTTTATAATGTATAATGTTGATGCAGGAGCCTATGATAAGTTTAGCGAACCCCTTTACTTAAATGTTCCCTTTATAATAACGGTAAAGCATGGTGTAGCTAAGGGGTACTTCATCAATTCTGCCTCAAAGGTTATATTTGACATAGGCTTCGAAGATTACGGTAAGATAAAGATAAAAATTCCAGAACCTTCTGTAGAAATTTACTACTTTGAAGGTCCTACGGTCGAAAAAGTCTTAGAGCAATACGCAGAACTTACTGGTAAGCCTTTTCTTCCGCCTATCTGGGCTTTTGGTTACATGATTTCTAGGTATTCTTATTTTCCTCAGGATAAGATAGTCAAATTATTAGATGAATTAAAAGAAGAAGGTTTTAGGGTTAGTGGTGTATTTTTGGATATTGATTATATGGATTCTTTTAAATTATTTACTTGGGATAGGAATAGGTTTCCTGATCCTAGGAGGTTTATTGATGAGGTTCATTCTCGTGGTGTTAAGGTTATTACTATTGTTGATCATAGTGTTAGGGTTGATCAGAATTATAACGTCTTCATCTCTGGTTTGGGGAAGTATTGTGAAATGAGTAGTGGTGAGTTGTTTGTTGGTAAGCTGTGGCCTGGTAATTCTGTTTACCCAGACTTCTTTAGGGAGGAAACTAGGGATTGGTGGAGTGGGCTTATTTCAAGTTGGCTTTCTCAAGGAATTGACGGCATTTGGCTTGACATGAACGAACCCACAGACTTTACTAAAGTTCAAGAAATACTTGATATTTTTAAAGATACTCCGATACAAATTAAAGATAATAGATTTTACACTACATTTCCTGATAACGTTGTTCACTACTTGAGGGGTAAAAAGGTTCCCCATAGTCAAGTGAGGAATGCTTATCCTTATTATGAGGCAATGGCAACATTTGAAGGCTTTAAGAAGGCAGGGAGGGACGAAATTTTCATATTATCTAGATCTGGTTACGCAGGAATACAAAAATATGCCTTCGTTTGGACAGGAGATAATACTTCGTCGTGGGATCAATTAAGGTTACAACTTCAGACCGTGCTTGGCTTGTCAATTTCTGGCATTCCGTATGTTGGGATAGATATTGGAGGATTTCAAGGAAGGTTAAGTAAGGTTGAAAACTCTCCCGAAATATTACTTTACATGTTCAGACTAGCCATGTTCTTTCCGTTTTTCAGGACTCATAAAGCTAAAGACGGTATAGATGTTGAGCCAATATATTTGCCTTATTATTATAAGGAAAAAGTAAGGGATGTCATAAATACTAGGTATAAATTCCTTCCTTACATTTATTGTTTGGCTAAGGAGGCACACGAGACCGGGCATCCAATCATTAGACCTTTATTTTACGAATTCCCAGAAGATGAGGATACTTATAGGATAGACGATGAGTACATGTTAGGTAAATACGTACTGTATGCTCCACAGCTTGGAGAAAGCAGAGTAGTTTATTTACCCGGAAAATGGTTCGAATTCTCAACGGGAGAAGAGAGGGGTGGTTGGGTTAAAACTAACGCAGATCTACCTATCTATATAAGGGAAAACTCTGTTGTAAACTTAGATGGAAATGACTTAATAGCTTTAGGAAATAGTAAGTTAAAATGCGAAATTGAAATAGAGAAAAAAGGAAATATCATTACGTTTTCAAAACCATACTTCGTCAATATGCTTGTCACAGACAAGGTAGAAAAAGTTATAATTAATGGCAATGAGGTTAAAGCTGAGGACTTCGGAGCTTTAAGTAAGGTTAAGATAAATAAAGAGGTGAGAAAAGTAGAGTTAGTTTATTAA
- a CDS encoding RNA-guided endonuclease InsQ/TnpB family protein, whose amino-acid sequence MPEEGVYEVKYSNQRTNVVRLLPNGFQERKLRRLANLSAKLFNEVDYERRQQFFHEEVVDIKGTWSKYYEKYKAKLGVNAQAVLQKNNEAWSSFFSLLKLKKEGKLPHINRVSPPRYWKDRETKKRRLILIVRQDRYEVDAENHKLILKDFDMEIDFVGRLRWYGKQGRLEIIFDETRNAWYAHIPVEVGVEEAGKKSKHVVKGERKAIQISKPKGNKVASIDLGINVIASAVVNDGTWLLYKGVRTKEDYFYFQRRISEVQSLADRTRNVSEGEAYLELLREKRRLFKKLTRRLTHLYRNLDSHLIKTLHELGVSIIYLGYPFNIVQEKGNKFTVNMWSYRKLMESIELKAQEYGMKVYEVVEYNTSKYCAYHGVEVKRNPRGVVICPKGHKLHSDLNGALNILKKATRILVKALKKPLSFIVDHNRVAPTKGCNP is encoded by the coding sequence ATGCCAGAGGAGGGTGTCTACGAAGTTAAATACTCAAATCAAAGAACCAATGTAGTCCGTCTTCTTCCAAATGGTTTTCAAGAGAGGAAGCTGAGGAGGTTAGCAAACCTTTCTGCAAAGCTTTTTAACGAAGTGGATTATGAAAGGAGGCAACAATTCTTCCACGAAGAGGTAGTGGACATTAAGGGAACGTGGAGTAAGTACTACGAGAAGTACAAGGCCAAATTGGGCGTTAATGCCCAAGCTGTTCTTCAGAAGAACAACGAAGCGTGGTCGTCATTCTTCTCCTTGTTAAAACTGAAGAAGGAAGGAAAACTACCGCATATAAACCGCGTTTCTCCGCCTAGATACTGGAAGGATAGAGAGACGAAGAAGAGAAGGCTAATACTAATCGTTAGACAAGATCGATATGAGGTAGATGCTGAAAATCATAAATTAATCCTAAAGGATTTCGACATGGAAATAGACTTTGTCGGCAGGCTTAGATGGTACGGTAAACAAGGTAGGCTAGAAATAATTTTTGACGAGACCAGAAATGCCTGGTATGCTCACATACCAGTTGAGGTAGGCGTTGAAGAAGCTGGAAAGAAGAGCAAACACGTCGTCAAGGGTGAGAGAAAGGCCATCCAGATTTCCAAACCGAAGGGAAATAAAGTAGCTTCCATCGATTTAGGCATTAACGTAATAGCGAGTGCAGTAGTTAACGATGGCACCTGGCTTTTATACAAGGGTGTTAGAACAAAGGAGGACTACTTCTACTTCCAAAGAAGGATTTCAGAAGTGCAATCGTTAGCTGACAGAACCAGAAACGTTAGTGAGGGTGAAGCATACCTAGAATTGTTGAGAGAAAAGAGGAGACTGTTCAAGAAACTAACTAGGAGGCTCACTCATCTATATCGTAACTTAGATTCTCACCTTATTAAGACGCTTCACGAACTAGGAGTATCAATAATTTACTTGGGTTATCCATTTAACATTGTGCAAGAGAAGGGTAATAAGTTTACAGTGAACATGTGGTCTTATCGTAAGCTAATGGAATCCATAGAATTGAAAGCACAAGAATACGGTATGAAGGTGTATGAGGTTGTTGAGTATAACACGTCCAAGTATTGTGCTTATCATGGCGTGGAAGTTAAGAGGAACCCAAGAGGAGTAGTTATCTGCCCTAAGGGGCATAAACTTCACAGCGACCTAAATGGTGCGTTAAACATTCTAAAGAAGGCAACTAGAATACTCGTCAAAGCCTTGAAAAAACCATTATCCTTCATTGTGGATCATAACAGAGTAGCACCCACAAAGGGGTGTAACCCTTAA
- a CDS encoding SDR family oxidoreductase — protein MRVLLIGASGQLGIELNKLLSKKYQVIKVYNSSEIPDSHKMDITDFFRLEDFIIKTRPDVIINTAAMTDVDKCEVEREKAYKINAEAVKHMVRASRVVEAYFIHVSTDYVFDGTKGNYKEEDLPNPINYYGLTKLLGETFALSYDDSLVIRTSGVFRHKGFPVYVYKTLKEGKTVFAYKGYYSPISARKLASAIEELLALRKTGLLNVAGERISRYELALKIKEKFNLSGEVKEVDEVKGWTARRPFDSSLDSSNAKKILSVDFYSLDLEGMVL, from the coding sequence ATGCGAGTACTACTAATTGGAGCCTCTGGCCAGTTAGGCATTGAATTAAATAAGTTACTTTCTAAAAAATACCAAGTGATCAAGGTGTATAACTCATCCGAAATTCCTGACAGTCATAAAATGGACATAACCGATTTTTTCCGTTTGGAGGATTTCATAATCAAGACTAGGCCTGATGTTATAATAAACACTGCAGCTATGACTGACGTAGACAAGTGCGAGGTAGAAAGAGAAAAGGCTTATAAAATAAATGCCGAAGCAGTAAAACACATGGTAAGAGCTAGTAGGGTAGTGGAAGCTTACTTTATTCACGTGAGTACGGACTACGTTTTTGACGGCACGAAGGGGAATTACAAAGAAGAGGACTTACCAAATCCAATAAACTACTATGGGCTGACAAAGTTACTAGGAGAGACCTTTGCCTTATCATACGACGACAGCCTCGTTATAAGGACTTCTGGGGTATTCAGACACAAGGGGTTTCCAGTATATGTGTACAAAACGTTAAAGGAAGGGAAGACAGTCTTCGCGTATAAAGGTTATTACTCGCCCATTTCAGCGAGGAAACTAGCATCAGCAATAGAAGAGTTACTGGCCCTTAGGAAAACTGGTTTACTAAATGTTGCAGGAGAGAGAATATCGCGTTACGAGCTGGCTCTAAAGATTAAGGAAAAGTTCAATTTGTCAGGAGAAGTGAAGGAAGTAGATGAGGTTAAAGGATGGACAGCTAGGAGACCCTTTGACTCCTCTTTGGACTCCTCAAATGCTAAGAAGATCTTATCCGTTGATTTTTACAGTTTAGACCTAGAAGGTATGGTGTTGTGA
- a CDS encoding lipopolysaccharide biosynthesis protein → MNPIKNALKSLSVTITNVLIALIFFIVTAKISNPAFFGKVAIIQLLEVVTSAFFYFIPGQIITREISYLYAKKEVNKGVVGKFLSFPFLAIPVFLLFLLFPNYVKLAIPYLFLYLLNNVLVAIMIGMDMFTETAITGNLFLIIRWGISIIAVLSHNIYLFVEIWILGGVLSVLLNYSFLSRKVGLVLPSLDFAFLFKHFKEGLPLYLSSSANFLSSQGDRVTTAYLLGSYYLGLYQFSALVAGVPAMVLGALGGVLLPTASFYKALGSDEKKMSSISFRVLALISFLSVIISIPIAILVVERFFPDYTEGIRVLILLLLATTLPFPINSLTNFIIAAKKSLRPFLFLSLLNAGVVLLTSFLLIPRIGIMGGAISQVIVAVISSSFILVYALRTSTFILGKREGILLTAMPLIALYEVFVDPPYLDLLLLLSVIVLFKLFKIISTEEVRLIESFLPSKLKFIASLLKVIN, encoded by the coding sequence ATGAATCCTATAAAGAACGCGTTGAAGAGCCTCAGCGTAACCATCACTAATGTCCTAATCGCCTTAATCTTCTTCATAGTCACTGCAAAAATTTCTAATCCAGCGTTCTTTGGGAAAGTTGCAATAATTCAACTTCTTGAAGTAGTTACTTCAGCGTTCTTTTACTTTATCCCGGGACAAATAATAACTAGGGAAATATCTTACCTTTACGCAAAGAAGGAGGTAAATAAAGGGGTTGTGGGAAAGTTCCTCTCATTCCCTTTCCTCGCTATACCAGTTTTTCTACTCTTCCTACTTTTCCCAAATTACGTTAAGTTAGCGATCCCTTATCTCTTTCTCTACCTTCTGAATAATGTCCTAGTTGCTATAATGATAGGGATGGACATGTTTACTGAGACAGCAATAACTGGGAACCTTTTTCTAATCATAAGATGGGGGATTTCAATTATCGCTGTCCTCTCTCACAACATTTACTTATTCGTAGAAATATGGATTTTGGGAGGAGTACTCTCAGTCCTCCTTAACTACTCTTTTCTGTCTAGAAAAGTGGGGCTAGTCTTACCTTCTCTAGACTTTGCATTTCTGTTTAAGCACTTCAAGGAAGGCTTGCCTCTCTACTTGTCTTCTTCAGCTAATTTCCTCTCATCGCAAGGGGACAGAGTTACAACAGCCTATTTGTTAGGCTCTTACTATCTAGGCTTATACCAATTTTCTGCATTAGTAGCTGGGGTTCCTGCAATGGTTTTAGGGGCTTTAGGAGGAGTCCTCTTACCTACTGCCTCATTCTATAAGGCTTTAGGTAGTGACGAAAAGAAGATGTCTTCAATTTCTTTTCGCGTCCTAGCCTTAATCTCCTTTCTGTCAGTAATTATTTCAATACCTATTGCTATCCTGGTCGTGGAAAGGTTTTTCCCAGACTACACTGAGGGTATAAGAGTTTTGATCCTACTACTTTTAGCTACAACCCTACCTTTTCCTATAAACTCTTTAACGAACTTCATAATAGCTGCTAAGAAGTCTTTAAGGCCCTTTTTATTCCTTTCATTGCTTAACGCTGGTGTAGTCTTACTGACTTCCTTCCTTCTAATTCCAAGAATTGGAATAATGGGGGGAGCAATTTCCCAAGTAATAGTCGCCGTTATCTCCTCTTCTTTTATCCTTGTGTACGCTTTAAGGACTTCAACGTTTATTTTGGGTAAAAGGGAGGGCATATTACTGACTGCAATGCCTTTAATAGCTCTTTATGAAGTTTTCGTAGATCCTCCCTACCTCGACCTCCTTTTGCTTCTCTCGGTTATTGTTCTTTTTAAGTTATTTAAGATAATTTCTACTGAAGAGGTGAGGTTAATAGAGTCTTTTTTACCTTCTAAGCTAAAATTCATAGCCTCGCTATTAAAGGTAATTAATTGA
- the rfbC gene encoding dTDP-4-dehydrorhamnose 3,5-epimerase — MPFDFEDLGMGVLLIKPKVFPDKRGFFLELFKATDFSKHNIPMPVQVNMSFSVRGVVRGLHYQITPKEQGKLVFVPKGKILDVAVDVRKSSPTFGKHISAELSESNHHMLWIPPGFAHGFQALDDSLVVYFVTHNDYSPQHERCINYSYIEWPIKEIIVSDKDKQCPPLDKAEVFS, encoded by the coding sequence ATGCCTTTTGACTTTGAAGACCTAGGTATGGGAGTTCTGTTAATTAAACCTAAGGTCTTCCCTGACAAAAGGGGTTTCTTCCTTGAGCTGTTTAAGGCTACTGACTTCAGCAAACACAACATTCCTATGCCAGTTCAAGTTAACATGTCCTTCTCAGTTAGAGGAGTAGTGAGGGGATTACATTATCAGATAACGCCAAAGGAACAAGGAAAACTAGTATTCGTACCTAAAGGGAAAATATTAGATGTTGCAGTAGATGTCAGAAAGTCTTCCCCAACTTTTGGAAAGCATATAAGTGCAGAATTAAGTGAGTCTAACCACCACATGTTGTGGATTCCCCCAGGCTTTGCCCACGGTTTTCAAGCTCTAGATGATTCACTAGTCGTTTACTTCGTAACCCATAACGACTACTCGCCTCAACACGAGAGGTGCATAAACTACTCATATATCGAATGGCCGATTAAAGAAATCATAGTCAGCGATAAGGACAAACAGTGCCCCCCACTTGATAAGGCAGAAGTGTTTTCTTAG
- a CDS encoding glucose-1-phosphate thymidylyltransferase, protein MEAVILHGGQGTRLRPLTHTGPKQLIKVAGKPVSQWVLEQIRDTGIRDVIIVLGDNAPTRVVEYYGDGSKFGVRITYVYQGKARGLADAVYKVKDVVSDKFLVYLGDNLVPYDLSKFSSFKGSASILLAKVNNPNRFGVAVIKDGRVVKLIEKPKEQISDLALVGVYGFTREIFDVIESLKPSWRGELEITDAIQGLIDRGREVNYEIIQGWWKDTGTPKDILEANAFLLDRYAESRIEGVVENSTVDGRVIIEKGAVIKNSVVRGPTYIGRDTKIINSYIGPFTSIGDQSEITDSEIEYSVILDGVKIRGVTLMDSLIGNNSTVEKGGRWQKLIIGENSSVIL, encoded by the coding sequence ATGGAGGCAGTAATCCTACATGGAGGGCAAGGTACAAGGCTCAGGCCGTTAACCCACACTGGCCCAAAGCAGTTGATAAAAGTCGCAGGAAAGCCGGTTTCACAGTGGGTCTTAGAACAGATCAGGGATACAGGGATAAGGGACGTGATTATTGTACTTGGAGACAACGCGCCAACACGTGTCGTGGAGTATTACGGAGACGGTAGCAAGTTCGGGGTTAGGATAACCTACGTTTATCAAGGTAAGGCTAGAGGACTAGCTGACGCGGTTTATAAAGTGAAGGACGTGGTTTCGGACAAGTTCTTAGTCTACTTAGGGGACAACTTAGTCCCTTATGACCTTAGCAAGTTCTCCTCTTTCAAAGGCTCAGCTTCAATCCTACTAGCCAAAGTTAATAATCCCAATAGGTTTGGCGTGGCTGTAATAAAAGACGGGAGGGTCGTAAAGCTCATCGAAAAGCCTAAAGAACAGATTTCCGACCTAGCCCTAGTAGGTGTTTACGGTTTCACAAGGGAGATCTTTGACGTTATTGAGTCGTTAAAGCCTAGCTGGAGAGGTGAACTCGAGATTACTGACGCAATACAAGGGTTAATAGACAGAGGTAGGGAAGTAAATTATGAAATAATTCAGGGTTGGTGGAAGGACACTGGGACTCCAAAGGACATCTTAGAGGCTAACGCATTTCTACTAGACAGATACGCTGAAAGTAGGATTGAAGGTGTAGTAGAGAACTCTACAGTTGACGGCAGAGTGATAATTGAGAAGGGGGCTGTAATAAAGAACTCTGTGGTAAGAGGACCAACTTACATAGGGAGGGACACTAAAATTATCAATTCCTATATAGGTCCTTTCACTTCTATTGGTGACCAGAGCGAAATAACGGACAGTGAGATAGAATACAGCGTAATCCTTGACGGCGTTAAGATAAGGGGGGTGACACTAATGGACTCTTTAATAGGGAATAACTCTACTGTTGAAAAAGGTGGGAGGTG